Proteins encoded in a region of the Flavobacterium sp. PMTSA4 genome:
- the rpsG gene encoding 30S ribosomal protein S7: MRKRAAKKRPLLPDPRFNDQLVTRFVNNLMWDGKKSTAFKVFYDAIDIVEAKKNNDEKTSLEIWKDALSNVMPHVEVRSRRVGGATFQIPMQIRPDRKVSMAMKWMILYARKRNEKSMAGKLASEILAAAKEEGAAVKKRMDTHKMAEANKAFSHFRF, encoded by the coding sequence ATGAGAAAAAGAGCAGCGAAAAAAAGACCTCTTTTACCAGATCCAAGGTTTAATGACCAATTGGTAACACGTTTTGTAAATAACTTAATGTGGGATGGTAAAAAATCTACAGCGTTCAAAGTGTTTTATGACGCAATTGACATCGTAGAGGCAAAAAAGAATAATGATGAAAAAACATCATTAGAAATTTGGAAAGATGCATTATCTAACGTTATGCCTCACGTAGAAGTACGTAGTCGTAGAGTTGGTGGAGCTACATTTCAAATTCCAATGCAAATTCGTCCAGATAGAAAAGTTTCTATGGCTATGAAATGGATGATTTTATATGCAAGAAAAAGAAATGAAAAATCAATGGCAGGAAAACTTGCTTCAGAAATTTTAGCAGCAGCTAAAGAAGAAGGTGCAGCAGTTAAAAAGAGAATGGATACTCACAAAATGGCAGAAGCTAATAAAGCATTCTCGCATTTTAGATTTTAA
- the fusA gene encoding elongation factor G, translating to MARDLKFTRNIGIAAHIDAGKTTTTERILFYTGKSHKIGEVHDGAATMDWMAQEQERGITITSAATTCEWNFPTEQGKVLPDSQSYHFNIIDTPGHVDFTVEVNRSLRVLDGLVFLFSAVDGVEPQSETNWRLADQYRVPRMGFVNKMDRQGSNFLNVCQQVKDMLKSNAVAITLPIGEENDFKGVVDLVKNQAIVWHDATQGATFDIVDIPADMVDDVKHYRSILIEEIATYDETLLDKYMEDENSITEEEINKALRAATIDMAIIPMIAGSSFKNKGVQFMLDAVCKYLPSPLDKEGIEGIHPDDADLLEEDQKKILRRPDVKEPFAALAFKIATDPYVGRLAFFRAYSGRLDAGSYILNTRSGNKERISRIYQMHANKQNPIEYIEAGDIGAAVGFKDIKTGDTMCDEKHPIILESMKFPDPVIGIAIEPKTKADVDKMGMALAKLAEEDPTFTVRTDEASGQTIISGMGELHLDILVDRMKREFKVEVNQGEPQVEYKEAFTKSAQHREVYKKQSGGRGKFGDIVFRLEPADLVDGKAPVGLQFVNEVKGGNVPKEYIPAVEKGFKEAMKTGPLAGYTVDSLKVTLLDGSYHPVDSDALSFELAAKMGYKEVAKAAGAVILEPIMKIEVITPEENMGDIVGDLNRRRGQVNDMGDRAGAKTIKAHVPLSEMFGYVTTLRTLSSGRATSTMEFSHYEQTPSNISEEVIKKAKGNA from the coding sequence ATGGCTAGAGATTTAAAATTCACAAGAAATATTGGTATTGCAGCGCATATTGATGCTGGAAAAACTACTACAACTGAACGTATTTTGTTCTACACAGGTAAATCACACAAGATTGGTGAAGTACATGATGGAGCAGCAACTATGGACTGGATGGCACAAGAGCAAGAAAGAGGTATTACAATTACTTCTGCGGCTACAACTTGTGAGTGGAATTTTCCAACTGAGCAAGGTAAAGTATTGCCTGATTCGCAATCATATCACTTTAATATTATTGATACTCCTGGACACGTTGACTTTACTGTAGAGGTAAATCGTTCTTTACGTGTACTAGATGGATTAGTTTTCTTATTTAGTGCTGTTGATGGTGTTGAGCCTCAATCAGAAACTAACTGGAGATTAGCTGACCAGTATAGAGTTCCGAGAATGGGATTCGTAAATAAAATGGACCGTCAAGGTTCAAACTTCTTGAATGTTTGTCAACAAGTTAAAGACATGTTGAAATCAAATGCAGTAGCAATTACTTTACCTATTGGTGAAGAAAATGATTTTAAAGGTGTTGTTGACTTAGTTAAAAACCAAGCTATTGTTTGGCATGATGCTACTCAAGGAGCAACTTTTGATATTGTTGATATTCCAGCGGATATGGTTGATGATGTGAAACATTATAGATCAATCCTTATTGAGGAAATCGCAACTTATGATGAGACACTTCTTGATAAATACATGGAAGATGAAAACTCAATTACAGAAGAAGAAATCAATAAAGCGTTAAGAGCTGCAACTATTGATATGGCTATCATTCCTATGATTGCTGGATCTTCTTTCAAAAATAAAGGAGTTCAATTCATGTTAGATGCGGTGTGTAAATATTTACCATCACCATTAGATAAAGAAGGTATTGAAGGAATTCACCCTGATGATGCTGATTTATTAGAAGAAGATCAAAAGAAAATATTACGTCGTCCTGATGTAAAAGAGCCATTCGCTGCTTTAGCATTTAAGATTGCAACTGATCCTTACGTAGGTCGTTTAGCTTTCTTCCGCGCTTATTCAGGTCGTTTAGATGCAGGTTCTTATATTTTGAACACTCGTTCTGGAAACAAAGAAAGAATTTCTCGTATTTACCAAATGCACGCTAACAAGCAAAATCCAATCGAGTATATCGAAGCGGGAGATATTGGAGCAGCAGTTGGATTTAAAGATATCAAGACTGGAGATACAATGTGTGATGAAAAACACCCAATTATCCTTGAGTCGATGAAATTCCCAGATCCAGTAATTGGTATCGCTATTGAGCCTAAAACTAAAGCAGATGTTGATAAAATGGGTATGGCTTTAGCAAAATTAGCTGAAGAAGATCCAACCTTTACAGTAAGAACTGATGAAGCTTCAGGACAAACGATTATTTCAGGAATGGGTGAGTTACACTTGGATATTCTTGTTGATCGTATGAAAAGAGAATTCAAAGTTGAAGTGAATCAAGGTGAGCCGCAAGTTGAATACAAAGAAGCTTTCACTAAATCAGCACAACACAGAGAAGTTTATAAAAAACAATCTGGAGGTCGTGGTAAATTCGGAGATATTGTTTTCCGTTTAGAGCCTGCAGACTTAGTTGATGGAAAAGCTCCAGTTGGATTACAGTTTGTTAATGAGGTAAAAGGTGGAAACGTTCCAAAAGAATATATTCCTGCTGTTGAAAAAGGTTTCAAAGAAGCAATGAAAACAGGTCCTTTAGCTGGTTATACAGTTGATAGTTTAAAAGTAACTTTATTAGATGGTTCTTACCATCCAGTAGATTCTGATGCACTTTCTTTCGAGTTGGCTGCAAAAATGGGATACAAGGAAGTAGCTAAAGCTGCTGGAGCTGTTATTCTTGAGCCAATTATGAAAATAGAAGTTATTACTCCTGAAGAAAATATGGGAGATATCGTTGGAGATTTAAATAGAAGAAGAGGTCAAGTGAATGACATGGGTGATAGAGCAGGTGCTAAAACTATAAAAGCACACGTTCCATTATCAGAGATGTTTGGTTATGTAACAACATTGAGAACATTATCATCAGGTAGAGCAACTTCTACAATGGAATTTTCACACTATGAACAAACTCCTTCAAATATTTCTGAAGAAGTAATCAAAAAAGCAAAAGGTAACGCTTAA
- the rpsJ gene encoding 30S ribosomal protein S10 translates to MSQKIRIKLKSYDHMLVDKSAEKIVKTVKSTGAVVTGPIPLPTHKKIFTVLRSPHVNKKAREQFEVSSYKRLLDIYSSSSKTIDALMKLELPSGVEVEIKV, encoded by the coding sequence ATGAGTCAAAAAATTAGAATAAAATTAAAATCTTACGATCATATGTTGGTTGATAAATCGGCAGAGAAAATCGTAAAAACTGTGAAAAGCACAGGTGCTGTTGTAACAGGTCCAATTCCGTTACCTACACACAAAAAAATATTTACTGTTTTACGTTCTCCACACGTTAATAAAAAAGCGAGAGAACAGTTTGAAGTAAGTTCATATAAAAGATTGTTAGACATTTATTCATCTTCATCAAAAACTATTGATGCTCTAATGAAATTAGAGTTACCAAGTGGTGTTGAAGTAGAAATCAAAGTTTAA
- the rplC gene encoding 50S ribosomal protein L3 — MSGLIGRKIGMTSIFDENGKNIPCTVIEAGPCVVTQVRTNEVDGYEALQLGFDDKTEKHATKADQGHFKKAGTSAKKKVVEFKYFEEKHNLGDVLTVDLFNEGEFVDVQGVSKGKGFQGVVKRHGFGGVGQATHGQHNRLRAPGSVGASSYPSRVFKGMRMAGRMGGDNVTVQNLRVLKVVSEKNLLVVKGAIPGCKNSYVIIQK, encoded by the coding sequence ATGTCTGGGTTAATTGGAAGAAAAATCGGCATGACTAGCATTTTCGACGAAAACGGGAAAAATATTCCTTGTACAGTAATCGAAGCTGGACCTTGTGTCGTTACCCAAGTCAGAACCAATGAGGTTGACGGGTATGAAGCTCTTCAACTTGGTTTCGATGACAAAACAGAAAAACACGCAACTAAAGCTGATCAAGGTCACTTTAAAAAAGCGGGTACTTCTGCAAAGAAAAAAGTCGTTGAATTCAAGTATTTTGAAGAAAAGCACAACTTAGGTGATGTGTTAACAGTTGATTTATTCAACGAAGGAGAATTTGTAGATGTACAAGGTGTATCTAAAGGTAAAGGTTTTCAAGGTGTTGTAAAACGTCACGGATTTGGTGGTGTTGGTCAAGCAACTCATGGACAACATAACCGTTTAAGAGCACCAGGTTCAGTTGGAGCTTCTTCTTATCCTTCTAGAGTATTCAAAGGAATGCGTATGGCAGGAAGAATGGGTGGAGATAATGTAACAGTACAAAACCTTAGAGTTTTAAAAGTAGTTTCTGAAAAGAATTTACTTGTTGTAAAAGGAGCTATTCCTGGATGCAAAAACTCTTACGTAATCATTCAGAAGTAA
- the rplD gene encoding 50S ribosomal protein L4 encodes MEVKVLDINGKDTGRKVQLSDSVFGIEPNNHAVYLDVKQYLANQRQGTHKAKERAEVAGSTRKIKKQKGTGTARAGSAKSPVFKGGGTIFGPRPRSYSFKLNKNLKRLARKSALALKVKESNLVVVEDFNFETPNTKQFITILKALGLENKKSLFVLGELNKNVYLSSRNLKASSVLTNSELSTYAILNANNLVLLESSLEGIEENLSK; translated from the coding sequence ATGGAAGTAAAAGTATTAGATATCAACGGAAAAGATACTGGAAGAAAAGTTCAACTTTCTGATTCAGTATTTGGTATTGAGCCTAACAATCATGCAGTATATCTTGATGTTAAGCAATATTTAGCCAATCAAAGACAAGGTACGCACAAAGCTAAAGAAAGAGCTGAAGTTGCAGGTAGTACTCGCAAAATTAAAAAGCAAAAAGGTACTGGTACTGCTCGTGCAGGTAGTGCTAAAAGTCCTGTTTTCAAAGGTGGTGGTACTATTTTTGGCCCAAGACCAAGAAGTTATTCATTTAAGTTAAATAAAAACTTGAAAAGATTAGCTAGAAAATCTGCTTTAGCTTTAAAAGTAAAAGAATCAAATTTAGTAGTAGTTGAAGACTTCAATTTTGAAACTCCAAACACTAAACAATTCATTACAATATTGAAAGCTTTAGGGTTAGAAAACAAAAAATCTTTATTTGTGTTGGGTGAGTTAAATAAAAATGTATATTTGTCGTCACGCAATTTAAAAGCATCTAGCGTTTTAACTAATTCAGAATTAAGTACTTACGCTATTTTAAACGCAAATAATTTAGTGCTTCTAGAGAGTTCTTTAGAAGGAATTGAAGAAAATTTAAGTAAATAA
- the rplW gene encoding 50S ribosomal protein L23, which translates to MSIIIKPIITEKITKESEIFNRFGFVVDKKANKVQIKNAVEAAYGITVVEVNTMNYRADRTTKYTKSGLISGKTNAYKKAIVQVKEGESIDFYNNI; encoded by the coding sequence ATGAGTATAATAATTAAACCTATCATAACAGAAAAAATCACTAAAGAAAGTGAGATTTTTAATCGTTTTGGTTTTGTTGTTGACAAAAAAGCAAACAAAGTTCAAATAAAAAATGCTGTTGAAGCTGCTTATGGAATTACTGTTGTTGAAGTTAACACGATGAATTATAGAGCTGACAGAACTACAAAATATACAAAAAGTGGTTTAATCAGTGGAAAGACAAATGCTTATAAGAAAGCAATTGTACAAGTAAAAGAAGGAGAATCGATAGATTTTTATAACAATATTTAA
- the rplB gene encoding 50S ribosomal protein L2, whose product MSVRKLKPITPGQRFRVVNGFDAITTDKPERSLLAPIKNSGGRNSQGKMTMRYTGGGHKQRYRIIDFKRTKVGIPASVKSIEYDPNRTAFIALLAYADGQKTYIIAQNGLQVGQTVVSGENAAPEIGNTLPLSKIPLGTVISCIELRPGQGAVIARSAGTFAQLMARDGKYATIKMPSGETRLILLTCSATIGAVSNSDHQLIVSGKAGRTRWLGRRPRTRPVAMNPVDHPMGGGEGRSSGGHPRSRKGLPAKGYRTRSKVNPSNKYIVERRKK is encoded by the coding sequence ATGTCAGTTAGAAAATTAAAACCTATTACCCCGGGTCAGCGTTTTAGAGTTGTGAATGGTTTTGACGCCATTACAACTGATAAGCCGGAACGCTCTTTGTTAGCGCCGATAAAAAACTCTGGAGGTAGAAATAGTCAAGGAAAAATGACCATGCGTTATACAGGCGGTGGTCACAAACAAAGGTATCGTATTATTGATTTCAAAAGAACTAAAGTTGGAATTCCAGCTTCTGTTAAGTCAATTGAATATGATCCAAACAGAACTGCGTTTATTGCTTTGTTAGCTTATGCTGATGGTCAAAAAACGTACATTATTGCTCAAAATGGTCTGCAAGTAGGGCAAACTGTTGTTTCTGGAGAAAATGCTGCACCTGAAATTGGAAATACTTTACCATTAAGTAAAATTCCATTAGGTACTGTAATTTCTTGTATTGAATTACGTCCAGGACAAGGTGCTGTAATAGCACGTTCTGCAGGAACTTTTGCTCAATTAATGGCAAGAGATGGAAAATATGCTACAATTAAAATGCCTTCAGGTGAAACAAGATTAATCTTGTTGACTTGTTCAGCTACGATTGGAGCAGTTTCTAATTCAGATCACCAATTGATTGTATCTGGTAAAGCAGGTAGAACAAGATGGTTAGGTAGAAGACCAAGAACTAGACCAGTTGCAATGAACCCAGTTGATCATCCAATGGGTGGTGGAGAAGGTCGTTCTTCAGGTGGACATCCACGTTCTAGAAAAGGTCTTCCTGCAAAAGGTTATAGAACTCGTTCTAAAGTTAACCCGAGTAATAAGTATATTGTTGAACGCAGAAAGAAATAA
- the rpsS gene encoding 30S ribosomal protein S19, protein MARSLKKGPFVHYKLDKKVQENIAGGNKGVVKTWSRASMITPDFVGQTIAVHNGRQFVPVYVTENMVGHKLGEFSPTRSFRGHAGAKNKGKK, encoded by the coding sequence ATGGCACGTTCATTAAAAAAAGGACCATTTGTTCACTATAAATTAGATAAAAAAGTTCAGGAGAATATTGCTGGAGGAAATAAAGGTGTTGTTAAGACTTGGTCTAGAGCATCAATGATTACACCAGATTTTGTTGGACAAACTATCGCAGTTCACAATGGTCGTCAATTTGTTCCAGTTTATGTAACTGAGAACATGGTAGGTCACAAATTAGGAGAGTTTTCACCAACAAGATCTTTTAGAGGTCATGCTGGAGCAAAAAATAAAGGTAAAAAATAA
- the rplV gene encoding 50S ribosomal protein L22 produces MGVRKRETADARKEANKSIAFAKLNNCPTSPRKMRLVADLVRGQKVERALNILRFSSKEASRKLEKLLLSAINNWEQKNSEGNVAEAGLFVKEIRVDGGMMLKRLRPAPQGRAHRIRKRSNHVTIVLGQLDNTQSN; encoded by the coding sequence ATGGGAGTTCGTAAAAGAGAAACTGCAGACGCAAGAAAAGAGGCTAATAAGTCTATAGCATTTGCTAAATTAAACAATTGCCCTACTTCACCTAGAAAAATGCGCTTAGTAGCAGACTTGGTAAGAGGTCAGAAAGTGGAAAGAGCTTTAAATATATTAAGATTTAGCTCTAAAGAAGCTTCAAGAAAATTAGAAAAACTATTATTATCTGCAATCAATAACTGGGAGCAAAAAAATAGTGAAGGTAATGTAGCTGAAGCAGGCTTATTTGTTAAAGAAATCCGTGTAGATGGTGGAATGATGTTAAAAAGACTTCGTCCAGCTCCACAAGGAAGAGCACACAGAATTAGAAAACGTTCTAATCACGTAACAATCGTATTAGGACAATTAGATAACACACAAAGCAATTAA
- the rpsC gene encoding 30S ribosomal protein S3 codes for MGQKTNPIGNRLGIIRGWDSNWYGGNDYGDKIAEDYKIRKYIHARLSKASVSKVIIERTLKLVTVTITTARPGIIIGKGGQEVDKLKEELKKITDKEVQINIFEIKRPELDAYLVATSIARQIESRISYRRAIKMAIAAAMRMNAEGIKVLISGRLNGAEMARSEQFKEGRIPLSTFRADIDYALGEAHTTYGRMGIKVWIMKGEVYGKRDLSPLVGMDKKQAGGKGDAPRGGKPSGKSNPRKRK; via the coding sequence ATGGGACAAAAGACAAATCCAATAGGAAACAGACTTGGGATCATCAGAGGATGGGATTCAAACTGGTATGGTGGAAATGATTACGGCGATAAAATCGCTGAGGATTATAAAATCAGAAAGTATATTCATGCTCGTTTATCAAAAGCTAGTGTATCAAAAGTAATCATCGAGAGAACTTTAAAACTTGTAACCGTTACTATCACTACTGCTAGACCTGGTATTATTATCGGAAAAGGTGGTCAAGAGGTAGACAAGTTAAAAGAAGAACTTAAAAAGATTACTGATAAAGAGGTTCAAATTAACATCTTTGAAATTAAAAGACCTGAGTTAGATGCTTATCTAGTTGCGACTAGCATCGCTCGTCAAATAGAAAGCCGTATTTCATACAGGAGAGCTATTAAAATGGCTATCGCTGCAGCAATGCGTATGAATGCAGAAGGTATTAAAGTTTTGATTTCGGGTCGTTTGAATGGAGCTGAAATGGCACGTTCAGAACAATTCAAAGAAGGAAGAATTCCTCTATCAACTTTCAGAGCCGATATTGATTATGCTTTAGGTGAAGCGCATACTACTTATGGTAGAATGGGTATTAAAGTATGGATCATGAAAGGTGAGGTTTATGGAAAAAGAGATCTTTCTCCACTTGTTGGAATGGACAAAAAACAAGCTGGTGGAAAAGGTGACGCACCACGTGGTGGAAAACCAAGTGGAAAATCAAATCCTCGTAAAAGAAAGTAA
- the rplP gene encoding 50S ribosomal protein L16: MLQPKRTKYRKVQKGRMKGVSQRGHELSNGMFGIKSLDSSFLTSRQIEAARIAATRFMKREGQLWIKIFPDKPITKKPLEVRMGKGKGAVEYWAAVVKPGRIMFEVGGVPLSVAKEALRLAAQKLPVKTKFVVARDFEA, encoded by the coding sequence ATGTTACAGCCTAAAAGAACAAAATACCGTAAGGTACAAAAGGGTAGAATGAAAGGAGTGTCTCAAAGAGGTCACGAACTTTCAAATGGAATGTTTGGAATTAAATCTTTAGATTCATCATTTTTAACTTCACGTCAAATCGAAGCTGCACGTATTGCTGCAACTCGTTTTATGAAAAGAGAAGGGCAATTATGGATTAAAATTTTCCCAGATAAACCTATCACTAAAAAGCCTCTTGAGGTACGTATGGGTAAAGGTAAAGGTGCAGTCGAATATTGGGCTGCAGTTGTAAAACCTGGAAGAATCATGTTTGAAGTTGGTGGTGTTCCACTATCAGTAGCAAAAGAAGCCTTGCGTCTTGCTGCTCAAAAACTTCCAGTAAAAACTAAGTTTGTCGTTGCTAGAGATTTCGAAGCATAA
- the rpmC gene encoding 50S ribosomal protein L29: MKQSEIINLSVAELQAKLSELRKAYSELKSAHAISPIANPLQIRSARRAVARVATELTKRELQ, translated from the coding sequence ATGAAACAATCAGAAATTATAAATCTATCAGTAGCTGAGTTACAAGCAAAACTTAGTGAGTTAAGAAAAGCGTATTCCGAATTAAAATCAGCACACGCTATTTCTCCAATTGCAAATCCACTTCAAATTAGAAGTGCAAGAAGAGCTGTTGCTAGAGTAGCGACTGAATTAACTAAAAGAGAGTTACAATAA
- the rpsQ gene encoding 30S ribosomal protein S17: MEKRNLRKERIGVVTSNKMEKSIVVSETRKVKHPLYGKFVLKTKKYHAHDEKNDCNIGDTVKIMETRPLSKTKCWRLVEIIERAK, encoded by the coding sequence ATGGAAAAAAGAAATTTAAGAAAAGAAAGAATAGGTGTTGTTACAAGTAACAAAATGGAGAAATCTATCGTTGTTTCTGAAACAAGAAAAGTAAAACACCCATTATACGGTAAGTTCGTGTTGAAAACTAAAAAGTATCATGCACACGACGAAAAAAACGACTGTAACATTGGTGATACAGTAAAGATCATGGAAACAAGACCTTTAAGTAAAACAAAATGTTGGAGATTAGTTGAAATCATTGAAAGAGCTAAATAA
- the rplN gene encoding 50S ribosomal protein L14: protein MVQQESRLKVADNTGAKEVLTIRVLGGTKRRYASVGDKIVVSIKDATPNGNVKKGAVSTAVVVRTKKEVRRADGSYIRFDDNACVLLNAAGEMRGTRVFGPVARELREKQFMKIVSLAPEVL from the coding sequence ATGGTACAACAAGAGTCAAGATTAAAAGTAGCAGATAATACGGGAGCTAAAGAAGTTTTAACTATCCGTGTTTTAGGAGGAACGAAACGTCGTTATGCCTCTGTTGGTGATAAAATTGTAGTTTCAATTAAAGATGCAACTCCTAACGGAAACGTAAAAAAAGGAGCTGTTTCAACTGCAGTTGTTGTACGTACCAAAAAAGAAGTGAGAAGAGCCGATGGTTCTTATATCCGTTTCGATGATAATGCATGTGTTTTATTAAACGCAGCAGGAGAAATGAGAGGAACTCGTGTTTTTGGTCCAGTAGCCAGAGAACTTCGTGAAAAACAATTCATGAAAATTGTATCATTAGCACCAGAAGTGCTTTAA